cccggcgccccttcctgtcccggccgccccggcgccccttcctgtcctggccgccccggcgccccttcctgtcccggccgccccggcgccccttcctgtcccggccgccccggcgccccctCCTGTCCCGGCAGCCCCGgtccctccttcggctcttccggctaccgacccaccgtcggctcttccggctaccgacccaccgtcggctcttccggctaccgacccaccgtcggctcttccggctaccgacccaccgtcggctcttccggctaccgacccaccgtcggctcttccggctaccgacccaccgtcggctcttccggctaccgacccaccgtcggctcttccggctaccgacccaccgtcggctcttccggctaccgacccaccgtcggctcttccggctaccgaccctccgtcggctctcccggcctctgaccctccgccggctaccgaccctccgtcggctctcccggcctctgaccctccgccggctaccgaccctccgtcggctctcccggcctctgaccctccgccggctaccgaccctccgtcggctctcccggcctctgaccctccgccggctaccgaccctccgtcggctctcccggcctctgaccctccgccggctaccgaccctccgtcggctctcccggcccctgaccctccgccggctcctgatcttcagccggttctgcctccccggcctgtcccgacggctccgccaccctggttagtcgcggctgttccgccccctcggcgggtttgtgccgatgggggtactgtgctgccccgccccccctcccttgggctggggttcgtcttggcccgtccggtggccgggcctttgggggggggtactgtcatggtgcggtgagcagcagcgccaccgtgccatgttttcacaagttcccatattctcacgaacacatcccggactgtcacatgttttcaatcttccacaccaggtcccaatctagctcgtttgtatgtgtatatatgtttcccctctgctccccacattgtggctcattgtgcttgtcatgtttggatgtcgtgtatgttgccgttattgtaagtacttgtgttatttcatattgtcgttttttgctgctttagtcagccctttactttgtgtgttttgtgctcggtgtttgtttatttcttatcaattaaagaatccacaccgactacccctgcctgcacctggttccttgtccatgcaacactgcactacaccaccgtTTGTGACAGAAGCAAAGCAAAAGTTTGCTGATACACCTCTGGCTCAGTTTTTTGACTTGCTCATCAAAATATAACTTGCTCatcaaaatatgtaaatagCATGTGTAAATAATTTGCAGCTTTGGTTGTTGTTGAGCATTTCAGACAATGTTAACATTGTTAATTGTCGTCTATAGCCTTGGCTGTAAAATGTGAATGCCGACAAAAGTTGTGTAAAGCAACAGTtaatttttcaggattttttttttaaatctaaaagTGATATTAGACTATATTCTATAAAAGATCCATACCAACAACAGTAATCAAAACACACTAATCATATCTCTAAAGCAATCACAAACAATGTTGCTAAATTAAAGGCATACAGTATCACTACCCCACACACTAAAGCCAGGGTTTTTTATCATTtatcatttgtgtgtgtgtgagttggtgGGGGAAAGGTGGGGAACATCTACATTATGCTACACAACGAAGTGTTCCACTAAAGAACACATTTTGCAGATCTCCCCaactatacccactgtatgttccTGTCATATAAAAACATAGAAACGTGTGTTCATACTGACATGGAGGCAAGCACACACTGCTTATTGACCCAAGCCTGGTTCAAGGGTTCTCAACCATCAGCTACATAGCAACACCATCAACAAATACTTTCTTTGTTAAACCGGTCAGTATTTGCCTCCCTAGTCAATATTTTTACACTCGTGTCTAGGCAACACAGCCACTTGTTGAATAGGAAACTCTGCGTGTTGTAACCCTCTATGGAAATGCTAATGTAGGTCTCGGGGCCACGATTGGTCGTTCAGTTGGGCGTGTACCCACTCCCTTATGAAAAGGAACTTTACCACACCCTTGGTCAAACACTGCGTTCCACGGACAcagatcccctctcccttcAAAGGCACACATTTCAGTAGCCTTCACTCCAGTCACCCCCATGTCATATATTCCACCTCTTCCATTTTTCAGCCATTGTGTCCCACATCCTGACAACCATACTGTTATGTTTGACCCCATGAGTGTAATGTGGTCGTCATGTCTCCTGAACAAATACAGCCAGGCAATGGACAAAAACAATCCAGACTTTTTACAGGAGGTTTTGATTCTTTCATTCAGAAAAAATTGCTCAGACACATAATAGCGGTTGATATTCACCTGCACATTTATTGTCAAAAACAGGATGGCCGTACACTCGCTACACAAGTTGATcgtcaaatgtgtttttttatgtttctaaaCTCAGTTCGGCTGCGTGGAACGTAAGGCTTTCTATGACATGCAGATATCACACTGGCAGGTGTCTGACAGTCCCTAGCAGAATGAGAGGCGTTCTGCATTCACAGTACTCCTGAAGTGACGGCTCTTCTCTGTGTTTGTACTGGGGTGCGGCGTTTGTGGGTGGTACTTTCTGTTCCTCAGCAGAGCAGGGAGTCTAGCTGGTGCGcacggtggtggtggtgactGTGGTTTTCGACCCCCCTTCACACAGAAAAGGAGAGTGTTTACCACATGCACACAACATGCTCAAACGCTTCTGTTGTAACCAATTATCTTATTGTATTATATCCTTTATAGGTATTTACCTGAGCCCCCGGTCCTGAACAGAACAacggagtagaaaggaaaaagggggaaaaacgtgtgtgagtaaaatgtccGTTCTTAATCATCCAATAGGTAAATTGCAGCGGAACAAAATGACAGATAACTACATTTTAATTAGGCCTTTGGGCCTTGTTGACTATTTAAGCCCTACGTATTTCCTACAGATTTTCAGGTTCTACCTCGACTCCTCTCCTTCCAGGAGGCTTCTGTAGGTGGCGATCTCCTGCTCCAGACGAGACTTGATGTCCAGCAGCATCTTGTAGTCGTGGCCCTGGGTCTCGATGCTCTGGCGCACGTTGTTGAGCTCTGCTTCCAGCATGTTGATCTGGTTCTGGAAGCCCGCTAGCATGGAGCCGTAGCGGCCGTCTGTCTCTCTTAGCGTGTTCTCCAGAGCTCCTTTCTGTTTGGAGAAAAACACATGCGCGTCTTTGTTACACCTCATCACTGTAATAAGCAAATGCTAATGATATCATGTAGCTCAATTTTAACGCAATGTTGAAAGTTAACCCAGATGTCTGTGCCACCaggtttgctccttggggtacATGTTTTGGATATGATATTGGTCTTTACTACACAATCTTACCCCGCTAAGTGATGAAAAGGGTAATGTATAGCCCTTCATTAAGTGGCCTTTAGAACCACAGAGAATGTAGCCCCCTGACAGCTTCTAGTTGGATTCATCTAAATTCCCTAAATCTGATAAGCCCCAGCTGCTGGGCCTGCAGTCTTGCTGAGAGGCTGCAGATGCCCATATAAAGTGAAAACTCTTTTAACCTTCCATTTATAATCTCcgtctctttttttatttttccacttCATTCCTATCTTCCCTTTCCACCCTCCCACTCAACCCTCACCCGAGACCTCCCCCGACTCTCATCTGCGTTGTCAAACCCTCCCCCCCGTGCATGCCTCCCTCCCGCCATGTAACTGACACAGAGACGGACGCTGAAAGAGGATCCAATGTCGACGGTCGCAGAAAGTGGCAGAACGTTGTTTCACGGTTTCCCCCCTGCGATCCATTGACCTCCCACTCACCATGCTGAGCTGTGACTGTAGCTCGATCTCCAGGCCCTGCATGGTGCGTCTCAGGTCGTTGATCTCTGTCTTGGTCGTCTGGATGATCTCTGTGCTGGTTGCCACTTCCTTAGATAGGTCGGCTGACTGAAACGCAAACAAACCAGGCGGGCCATATTAATAACAATCTCCCTGTGAAACTACAATGCGCCTTCAAAGAGACGGCAGTTAATTACAGTTTGGACTGTGTCAATGTAAATACCCAAGATTACAGCCCGGCAGCTGGGCGAGTTTAGGTATGGTGTTGACATGGTGACCGGTACCTTGTTGTTGAACCACAGTTCCTGGTCGCGGCGGTGTTTGTCGATTATGGCCTCATACTGAGTGCGGATCTCTTCCATCACCCTGGACATATCCTGTTGGGGCGCGGCGTCCACCTCCACATTCACGGTTCCAGTGATCTGAGAACGCATGGCGGCCAGTTCCTGGGGAGTCACGGGAAAGGGAGTCAGACAGTTGCCTGCGTGTTGGCATTGACATCCCACTTCCTATTTAACCTTTAGTTAATGAACCGAGTGCCGCCACCTTCTCTTGCCTCTATTCACAACGTGTACAGGTTTACAGTAATGGTACCTCTGCATGGTTCTTCTTGAGGTAGGCCAGCTCATCTTGCAGACTCTCGATCTGCATCTCCAGGTCGGCCTTGGTCAGGGTGGTCTGGTCCAGCAGGCGACGAAGGTTGGCGATGTCAGCCTCAACTGACTGGCGCATCATCAGCTCATGCTCAAACCTGATTAGTTAGAggacaaggggggggggggggggggggcatttgaATCCAAACTtatataatagaaataatatgCGTGTTTTGAAATAGATATAAAAGTGTCCTTACTTGGTCCTGAAGTCATCAGCAGCCAGTTTGGAGTTGTCAATCTGTAGCAGGATGTTGGCGTTGTTGATTGTGGCACCGTTAATCTAAAAGAAAGTACAGTGTAAGTTATGCGTCAACAATCGTATTGTCGCCTTTAGGGTGCACCATGGTTAGAATTCCATTTACTCAACGGTCAAACTTTGATAAACCATTGCAGCTGATAAAAAGCTTATTAAACACAGATTAAAACTAATACAACTTGACTTGGCTGGAGTTATAGCTTAAAGCAGACAAGGTCAGCACCGCCCACCTtgtccttcaggtcattgatgaTGTCCCAGTAGTGGCTGTAGTCTCTCTCTGCCGCGGGGCCCTTCTTCTCATAGTACTCCTTAATTTGAATCTCCAGCTTGGAGTTGGCCGCCTCCAGTGAGCGCACCTTCTCCAGGTAGGAGGACAGGCGGTCGTTCAGGTTCTGCATGGTGGCCTTCTCATTCAGGTGGATGGGGCCGCCGTCCAGGGCACTGGACAGCTGGAAGCCCCCGCCGCCTGCAGATCCAAAGCCGCCCCCAAAGCCGGAGCCGCCCGCAAAGCCGGAGCCGCCCGCAAAGCCGGAGCCGCCCGCAAAGCCGGCGCCGCCGCCGTACCCGGAGGAGGCCGTGCGCATGGACGAGGAGGAGATGCGGGTGCCGCCGTCAGAGCCTCCCGCGTACACGCTGAAGGCCTTGGGGGCGGCGGACACGTAAACGCCCCGGCGCGAGCTGGTGTTGGAGCTTCCGGAGAAGGTTGGTTGGAATCCGTACATTGACATGCTGACTGGCTGCCAATGCGGGTCAGTGGAGTTGAGGAGAGAGCAGAGTGGACCGTTACAGTGCTACAGCCTTCGGGAGTGTGCAGCGGGATGGAGGACGCTGGGTCCTCATATAGTCAGAGACTTAGGGCGGGCCTCTCTCGaaggtggggaggggggaggggcggAGATAGCAGAGTgcggggggagtggggggggggggcgacttACAACACTCTCCAGCAGCCTTGGCATCACCACAGTCTGTTTGCCTTTAAGGACTTGGGTTCAGTTTCCACCCCTGTGAGGAAGTTGCAATGGAATGTTTGCGTCAgttgagtgtttgtgtgggaaTGGAGTGATGTGGTAAGGGGTGAGTGTGTAGGGGAGAgtgtagtgtgtttgtgtgtgtgtgtgtgtgtgtgttcattaggCAGCTACAGAAAGAAGACACAATGCCAGGAGTTTGTTAAGTGCCGGTATGTCAGTCATTCCAACTATATCACATGCGGTTATTTGACTATTGTTAGGCATATATGACTGAAACATTTGATCCAGGCTGAAGTAGTGTTACCTCCCACGCCTTAAGTCAATATCTTATCACAGGATAAGTGGTAAGCATACTGTGATGTATCTATCATTAAAACTGTGGGTGGCTTTCAGTAGGGTACACTAACTACAGTTCTCTTCATAATTATTGGGACATAGAGCACCATAATTATGGAGGTCACTGTGTATTGGTGAGATGACTGTGAAGATACTTTGGCTGTGTATGTAATGAACTACAGAAGGTTTTTGACAGTGGCACCTTTTCTGTATTTCAACTCTAAGGGGTGTGGCCAACTTTTATTAAAGGGtattttcaactattttggttGAACACGTACAGCTTCTACTTGGAGAGTGTTCCAGGTCTGTCAGACAGCGTTTCCTTGTTTTTAGGTCATAgtgtttgcaggttttcactcctAACTCTTACTTTAT
Above is a window of Esox lucius isolate fEsoLuc1 chromosome 9, fEsoLuc1.pri, whole genome shotgun sequence DNA encoding:
- the krt94 gene encoding keratin 94, whose protein sequence is MSMYGFQPTFSGSSNTSSRRGVYVSAAPKAFSVYAGGSDGGTRISSSSMRTASSGYGGGAGFAGGSGFAGGSGFAGGSGFGGGFGSAGGGGFQLSSALDGGPIHLNEKATMQNLNDRLSSYLEKVRSLEAANSKLEIQIKEYYEKKGPAAERDYSHYWDIINDLKDKINGATINNANILLQIDNSKLAADDFRTKFEHELMMRQSVEADIANLRRLLDQTTLTKADLEMQIESLQDELAYLKKNHAEELAAMRSQITGTVNVEVDAAPQQDMSRVMEEIRTQYEAIIDKHRRDQELWFNNKSADLSKEVATSTEIIQTTKTEINDLRRTMQGLEIELQSQLSMKGALENTLRETDGRYGSMLAGFQNQINMLEAELNNVRQSIETQGHDYKMLLDIKSRLEQEIATYRSLLEGEESRTGGSGGSKTTVTTTTVRTS